The following coding sequences lie in one Clarias gariepinus isolate MV-2021 ecotype Netherlands chromosome 27, CGAR_prim_01v2, whole genome shotgun sequence genomic window:
- the LOC128514756 gene encoding uncharacterized protein LOC128514756: protein MITLFVALYSLLCLCTTGNTSDIKELHVKTVKRGEAVTMECNISGVKDKKNLAWYRQSSEKVPQFLAKPYSNNLGYDFVEGFNDSRYSVTVNKQKFDLNINEIREDDGGEYFCGYVDGNILKFTSGTRLQFEGEEMKPCPTPGTLNKNTHSVTHQGSNSRDGEGSSCTDQMCVLFWLSVSRVGVLVFIVLPLIVFVFRLRLK, encoded by the exons atgatcacactctttgtggctctttactctctgctttgtctctgcacaactg gaaacacTTCTGACATCAAGGAGCTTCATGTGAAAACAGTAAAGCGTGGAGAAGCTGTAACTATGGAGTGTAACATTAGTGGGGTTAAGGACAAAAAGAATTTAGCTTGGTACAGACAGAGTTCTGAAAAAGTGCCTCAGTTTTTGGCAAAACCGTACAGTAACAATCTGGGGTATGATTTTGTTGAGGGATTTAATGATAGCCGCTACAGTGTTACTGTCAATAAGCAAAAGTTTGATCTCAACATTAATGAAATAAGagaagatgatggaggagaatatttctgtggatatGTGGATGGAAATATACTAAagttcacatctggaacacgtctgcagtttgaag gtgaagagatgaaaccctgtcctacacctggaacacttaacaagaacacacactctgttacacaccagggttcaaacagcagagatggagaag gttCCAGCTGTACTGATCAGATGTGTGTGCTGTTTTGGCTCTCTGTGTCTAGAGTTGGAGTTCTTGTCTTCATTGTTTTACCactgattgtttttgtttttaggttaagattaaaatag